A segment of the Colletotrichum destructivum chromosome 3, complete sequence genome:
GTAGCCACAGCGCCGCACCTCAGAAAATGGTTTATGTGGCCACCCAGGCACGGGCCGGGCGCCGATTTACCCGGCGTGACTAAAGTCAGGTATCTACCCACCTACCTTAGTGCCCGTGCTGTGGTTGGTCGCTGTGACTGGACAGCGACGCTcattacctacctacctctcGGTAGCCACCTGGTACGTGGATGATATCAGATACCTAAGGTACCACCGATCTAGGGAGGACAACCGATAGGACACTTGCAGGAAACAGCCGGCACTCGATGACCATCTGTTCATCGCAAACCAGATGCAACGCCATATCCATCTTTGTATATGGCGGTCATGGGATTCGCTGGAATCGTGGAAAGAGCTCGGAGCCGGCCGGTACTAGAGGTCTATATCGCCGTCTGTCGGGTTGGAAGTAGTATAGTGACGGCAGCTTCGGATATCGGCCTGGCGACTTGTTAGAAGTAATCCATACTTACCCCACGGTGTTGTCGTCTTATTGTACGACAAAAAAGTCGAGACGTTGTGCTAGCCTGCAAGTTCCGGGCGTGTTGGTAGAAGCCAATAATTGAACATTGCGAACAGCACATGTCCTTTTATTCTAAGCACAAAGCATTCCAGCCGATGTGTTGTACTATTTACAACGGCCCAAATCTTCTGCTTCAGCGAGTCTTTGGTGCACCTGTCATCCATAATTCCCCCAACTCTCGGGTCGCAGCCACGGGCCCACCCACACCGCACGACATCGTTCCAGAGTCTCTTCTGCCTACGAATTGGTTCGATGCATCAGGCGACCTGTCGATGAATGGGTTCTTACCTGATCGTCTCGGCGAAGGTTCCGTCTCCATGATATCACCGGCCAATCCATTCTCAGGCTGACCCCCTGATTTCGGGACATTTGTGCCAACATCCAATCTTGGGAGAGCACGTGTGGTCCCTTGCGGAGTGACAggctcgtcatcgtcgtttGCGGTTTGGACGACTGAGCAGCTATGCTACCCCTCTTACTTGGATGATCTTTCCACCTTAAGCCACTCCGGTGTCTTGTAAGATACCGATCAGCCCAATCCTCTGCCACACGCTCCAATCCTTTCCGGCACCCTCGTGCTCCGCAGCCCTCTTCATTCTTCGCCCTGGGCCGGTGCATTGAAGTTCTTTATCATCTCTTCACCCCTTCCGGCTTCAATCCCCGTTATCTGCCCGCATATCACTCCTTCCTGCTAATGGACGTGTTACCAACCAAGAGTTGCACATTTTAGCCTCGACCAACTCTGACCGTCTTATGCGTCAACCCTGACCATGATTTCTCAATTTGAAGCAGGCATCCAGCTCCGAGAGGCAACACCGCGAGCCTTCTCACCGGACCCAGACACTCCCCGCGGCCGCAAGAGACACCGCAGCCTGACGAGATGTGACTTGGAAGCCATTCACTACGGTGGTACTGGGGAATCCAGCACGCTACGGGGACGGCCCCGCCGACGATCGACTTCGCCAGTGGCACTGTCGTCGAGAGCTTCTTCACGAGCCATTCCGGACACCTCCGTATCTCCTATGAGGAAGCGTCTCCTCcgcatcgtcatcctcgatCGGCGACGGAATCAGAGTCCCTCCCGGTCCCGATCACCCAATCACCAACAGGCCCCAccccgacgccgacatcgaACGCGGAGCCGTAGCCGGACCCATACCAAGGAGATGTATCAAGCGAAAGAACAGTTGCCTCGGCCCCGGAAAGAAAAGCTATATGTGATAGCAGACAAGGCATCCCACGACTGATTAAACACATGTTTggaaggaagagggggaaaggggttGACGCACGAGACCCCGAACGAATTCtaaaccaaaaaaaaaaggaggaaaCCTCCCTCCCGATTTAAATGAGGCAGCAAAATCCAAATACGCTGTTCACATGGCATTGTAACGTGTGCGAAACGAAGCAAGAAATCCCGACATGCTGCCGCTAGTCAAATGGACCCGGTACCATGATTTCGCCGATGGTATTCGGCCACGCTGGCCCTGTCTCGGACAGCTCAGACCAACTCAAGACAAGCATCGATCGAGACAGACACCAAGGCTCTCGATCCGGCTGGGTAGAATGAATGGGGTGCGAATCTAGAGCGGCTTCCTTATCTAAAGTGGCCATGAGGGAAAGACGTCCTAAAATGGCTcatgttggagatggtggGCAAAACACGAAGCGCAAGGCAGGGCGGTCCAGGCTGTCGGGCTCAGCCGCGAGAGGTATCGCTGCCAAAAGGATCAAACGGGATGGCGGCATAAGCATTCGTTCTTACTATTCGGGTGTGAAGgggttgaagatgatggaTACGAGCGAGTGTCAAATTCACCAAGAACGGCAGACTCTGTTTCCACTCTGCTAGAAACTGAAAGCACGGATATGAGTTATTTTCCTGTTAACATTACTTTCCTTGCGGGGGAAGCTTGATGATACACAAGTGATTGGAGAGGAAGACATGCTTGGTCAAGTGATCACGCACTCTTTCACAGGCTGCCCACTACGCCCAGATGATGGTGTAAGAGAGTGGGATGGTCTGGCCAAGATAGGTTGGAGTGGGGCACAAGGGCCAGGCTCGGTTTGAAAAGGGTGGCCACGTGAGGGTGCgaactttccaggtagctaATCGGAAATCGGGAATCAACGGGTCCCCACTGCAGGTGCCCCGCTGCAAGAGGCGGAGGAGTGACCTTAGCTGCAAGAAGGCTGCAGCCAACGATGCACCACATTCATGTGCCGCGCCTTCCTCCTTACGTTTTCCACATTCCCAcgctacctacctacctaactaGGTACGGACTGGGACCTTACTTACCTATCTACTTCCAACCAACCTTTACTACACAGTTTGCGCCTGCCTCAGGTGTATCTTGCCTCTCGttgcttttttcttcttctttcctttgcCTGGCGCTGGAACTGCAACGAAGTTCTTCATCACCAActcctccccatcccccgcCGAGGCAAGGACAATGAATGATAGGGGCCAATCGGCACTCTGAACAGGCGTCAACTCGACTCGACCTTCGACCTCGTTCTCCTACCCAACTTCAAGCGCCGCCCGCATCATTCCGAGGTGTACTTCTGGACCCTAAACGCTGCAACTCTTGATAGTCGACCCTACTCGGCAACTTTCAACTCACTACTTACTTCGGTATTGGGCTGCGATTACCCAGGTCCCACCCTCTCAACTGGTCGCATCTGAGAAGAGCATCGTGCTTTCCCCCCATCTCACCACCCTGCCACCTCTGGTTGAAACGTCCAATTTGGCCATCTAGTAATATTCACTGCTTGGGACACAGTGGTGTTTGAGCTTGGTTACCTTAATCACATCTTGTCCTTATCTCTCTGGTCAAACGCCTACTACTACCTTGTTCGTTTCCTTGCGGATATCTCACATTTGATTTCAATTTCTTGCGTTTGTGATGATTGCAACCACTCTTCTCAGACTTCTTACCTGAGGCCCACCACTTTACGTTCAACCTGCAGCGCCCTCTGAACAAGGAACTCAACGGCAAGCTGGCAGGAAAACGCAGTCATGGCGTCGCCCAACGGGTCAAATGGTAAGTCTCTGTCCTGTCTTTGACCTCTAACAGTCCCTCGACACCCTCCGCCTGGAAGCACGACTGCTCCTTCCCTTTGCCCTTCTTTCACAAGCCGAGAAACCTTCCACAAAACAATAATTTGCCGAACGTTTACTgatctctcctctctctttctctgcAGGTCGAACAAATTACGCGATCAACCCTCAGTCGCAGTCGTGGAACCCCCAAGCGTTGCTCAACCCCCGAGCATACGCATCTACGCCTAGTTCGAAGCAGAATTCCCCCAAGCCCCAGGCTTTAGCGACTCGATCCGCGCCAGGAAATCaaagcaacaacagcaacgcTTCCTTTATCTTCCAATTCGCGAGCCCGAATGACACCCCGAACGAGTCGTTAACACCTAGCATGGCTTCAGGCGCTTCGACTCCTGGCCGCGACGGCGGAGTTTCGCCCTATGGAATGGGCAACATGATTGAGCGAATGAACGACGTTCAGGACCGCGCCTCTGCGCCTCAGCCTAAGCGGAGAAAGTATGACACACCCGAGTCTGATGCCGACAACAAGAAGGCGATGGGACCTGGCGGCAGTGGCATGCTGGGCGCGTACGTAAAAGAGAAGCAGGATGCAGGCCAGAAGGAGAAATTAAAAGTATCCACGCAAACTGTAGATCtcaccgagggcgacgatgatgtggtcaTGGTTGTTGAAGACCCCGCAACTGAGGAGGTCTGTTACGGCATGCTTACGGCCAAACTCGACTGTCACAAGGTGCCCTCTCCGAAGCCAGGAACACAAAGCATTTTTGGAGCGGACTTCATGCCCCCCGTCAAGGTTGTTCTGAAAAGAATTATCGGAGATTCGAGCAAGAAGATCTCGGCCTACGATTTCACTCGCGACATCATTGGAAATGTGGACGCACACACCGCGGGAGCTCTTGTCCCCCTGCTGGACTCTAATGTGCGGCTTAGAACCGACTGCAAGATCCCTGCGCGTAGAAAGCAGGCGGACGAAGAGCCGGGTAATGCCATCTCGAGGTCATACCCCCTGGAGATGACTCTGTACGGCCAATATCGATTTGTGAAGGCGGTTGGCAAGCATTTTGAGCGAGCAAAAATTGTTCTGCGCCACCCTAACAGAGTCGACAAGGGCATCCGCTACGAAAACGTCCATGTTGATTCGAAGCCCGTTCCGGCTCCCGGTGCTAGAAATCTCGCTGGAGCTCTTGCTCAGTACAACAGTCACTCATCGTCGACTTATTACACCAACCCGACTACACGCACAGTCGAGGAGATTCGGTCAGACGTCATGGGTGTCTTCGACTCCATGGGAAAGACGGACGAGCTCCCTGAGATGGACCCATCgcccatcatcaccaccgaACTACTCAAGCACCAGAAGCAGGGTCTTTTCTTCATGACAGCCAAAGAGAAGACGTCTACCGCCGAGGAGAGAACCAAGGGTTCAATGTGGCAGCTCAAGATCGGCCCCGCCGGCCAGAAGTCTTATTACAACGTCATCACGGGCCAGACAGAGCGACAGCTTCCCGCGGAAACTCACGGTGGCTTGCTTGCTGATATGATGGGCCTGGGAAAGACCCTCAGCGTGCTCTCGCTTCTGGCCAGTAccctggacgacgccaaggaatGGTCAAGCCGTACGCCTGTCCAGCCCGAAGTGCCACCCCAGAAGATTGGAGGCAAAACGACAGCCTCGAGCTCCCTGCCGCTGACAGGCATCGCCAAGAATACCAAGACAACGCTTCTCGTCTGTCCCCTGAGTACTGTCACGAACTGGGAGGAACAGATTAAGCAGCATATCGCGCCAGGGCAGCTGAGCTACTACATTTACCATGGTTCGAATAGAATCAAGgatgtcgagaagctggctgAGTTCGACTTGGTCATCACCACTTACGGCTCTGTCTCAAGCGAGCTGGGCGCTCGCAGCAAGCGAAAGTCGGGCAAATTCCCCTTGGAGGAGATTGGATGGTTCCGCATCGTTCTAGACGAGGCGCATATGATCCGCGAGGTTGCAACTCTACAGTTCAAGGCGATTGTTCGGCTTCAGGCCGCTCGCCGCTGGGCTGTTACCGGAACCCCCGTACAAAATCGCCTCGAGGACTTGGCTGCCCTTCTTCAGTTTATCCGCCTGAAACCCTTCGATGATCGAAACAAGTTCAATCGATTCATCGTGGATCCGTTTAAAGCCTGCGACACAGAAATCGTCCCCAAGCTTCGCGTTCTCGTGGACAGTGTTACTCTCCGACGTTTGAAGGACAAGATCAATCTTCCCCCGCGCAGCGATCACCTTATCAAGCTTGACTTCACTGCCGAGGAGCGTGAAGTTTACGAACTATTTGAGAAGAATGCCCAAGATCGCGTCAAAGTCCTCGCCGGAAACGGTGTGCAGCGGGCGTTGGGAGGCCACACGTACATCCACATTCTCCGATCCATCTTGCGGCTTCGCCTTCTCTGTGCCCATGGCAAGGACCTCTTGAACGAAGAAGACCTAGAGGCCTTGCAAGGCATGACAGCTGACATGGCTATTGATCTTGacagcgacgatgaggacaAGAAACCCGGTTTATCGGCCCGAAAGGCGTATGAAATGTTTGAGCTTATGCGAGAGACGAACACCGATACCTGCAGCGCCTGCTCCAAAAAGCTGGGAtccaacgacgacgccaacatCGAGTCGGAGGGACAGGAAGATATCCTCGGTTACATGACGCCCTGCTTCCATATCGTTTGCGGTTCTTGTATCAAGGGTTTCAAAGAACAAACCAGACAGCTTCTCGCTCCAGGCGTGGCCGAAGGACCCTGCCCGATCTGTTCCACCGTCATCAGGCCCGCTTACGTTGACATTCGTCGATCAcgcgtcaaggtcgagcaCGAGGGCCCTGCTAAGGACAAGACCTTCACCAACGGCCGCAAGAGTTTCGGAAAGTACTCGGGTCCTCACACCAAGACGAGGGCGTTGGTTGAGGATCTTCTTAAGTCGAAAGGTGACAGCGATGCGAGTCCCCACGAGGCGCCGCACAAGTCCGTCGTGTTCTCAACATGGACCTCGCATCTTGACTTGATTCAGATGGCTCTCGACAACGTTGGCCTCAAGTACGTCAGGCTTGATGGCAGCATGACGCGTATCGCCCGAACTCAGGCGATGGACAGTTTTCGTGAGGATGATTCGGTTCATGTCATCTTGGTGTCGATTACAGCTGGTGGTCTCGGCCTCAACTTGACTGCGGGCAGCAATGTTTACGTCATGGAGCCCCAATACAACCCCGCAGCTGAGGCTCAAGCCATTGACCGAGTTCACCGTCTGGGCCAGAAGCGTCCGGTGCGCACAGTCCGCTACATCATGCGAAACAGcttcgaggagaagatgcTAGAGctgcaggagaagaagaacaaacTGGCGAGTCTCAGCATGGATAGAAAGGATAAGGTCTTCGATAAGAGCGAGGCGGCTAGACAGAGACTTCAGGACCTCCGAAGCCTGTTCAAATGAGTTTCGGAGGGACGAGAACCGGGTCGTCAGCATTGCGCAAGCATAGCAACATGGCGTTTGGGAGTACATGCTAACGAAGCACTTTCAGCGGGGCCCAATGGgacttctttcttttcttttctttcctaTGTCACCGCCTGCGATTGAGCCTCACTCGCTCGAACGATTCAGGGGACAGCTGCATTATGGTGTACGAAGGGGTAcggggcgggggggggggcactATTACTTTTCACGCGTCCAACGACGCGACGATACCAGGACGGTTCAACGTTTTCTAACCTCGTAGAACGAGAGCTGCAAGCATCAGACCGGTTGAGGACTGATTCGGATGGCAACTTTCTGATTCCTTATTTCTATCGGTTCGCGAGTGTGCGACGCTAGATTTGCATCAGACTTGCCCATGCAGTTAGGGAGTCTCAGCTACAATGGCGGCAAACATCTTTCGCGATGGTGGATGGACAGCATCTTGCTTCGCGACCGAGGCAAGTTAGTTAAGGCAGGTAATAATACCACTTCACAAGCCGCATACATGTCTGCTCAGCACATGCTTTCCATGGTCGCTCGCAGTCATAGTGATTGTCTGTAACACTGGTTAGACAGGCGGAACGGTCATCCATGACGGTCACTTGGTGTCGCTCCGTGTGCTATTTGTATATAGTatggcgacgacggtcgTAGGTCATCTCTGCTAACATACATTTTCATGATGACGACTGCAACCGAGGCATGAGTGATTGCTCACTTAGCCAGCATTGTCAGGTGGgggtacctacctatgcACGTCAATACCCGGACTTTTTCCATTTGATATGAAAACAAATGTTTTGTTGGGAAGTGGTAGTTTAGAAGAACGTGGTCGCCACTGCCAGCCAGGTTGTCCCGCGGCCGAGCCGTTTGCCCGGGTCTCCgccccaacccaacccgATGCCCACTCCAACATAGCATCACGCCACGACCAAGTCGATTGCGGAGccggccccctcccccttgttATCATTTTCTCTCCCGCCCGCATTATGTTGGCAGGGTAAGTGGATGGAGGCTCAACGCTGACCAGCTTGTAGAGTCGAAGCAACAGTCTGGAGcaaggggagaaggggatgGAAAACACGTCGCCGTGCTTCGAGGGTACCTGACAGGTGACGGCAGTGGACAGTCAACGGATTGGGTCTCGGGCATGGCTCAGGAGCTGCGGCCGCAAATTCCACGTTATGTGATATTCGGTTCTCGGAAATTGGTCACCTGAAATAGAACTCAAATTGCAATGAAATGTTCCTCGTGTTTGGCTCTCACATAATCTTTTCCAACACTCGTCAACGTGGCAAGGAAAACACCTAGTATCAGAGGAAGAAAACCCCAACTAATGCGACCGAATCTTGGGATTTAGAAGTGAAAGTTGTATAATTTCGTTCTCGGCTTCTGGTTTGAGTTTTCCCGTTTTCTAGTCTAAACAGTTTTCATTACTGTCAAAGCGAACGCCCCTCTACAATGCCTGACCTCCCGCAAACGCCTAAAATATATCCCATAATATTGAGGTCGGCAATTGAGCTTCCCCAGAATACAACTCAAGTGTCAAAAGCCGTCTCTTGAAAACGGCTTGCACATACCATAGTGAGGGCGATTACAACCAAGCAGGCCTCGCAAGACCGGTTGCATTGCATGTCGTTGTAAGAGTTACACTCCCGCCTCTCCCATTTGGTTGTTTGATTCGAAACAAGCCATCCCAGTTTGTCATTACGTTGTCTTCTCCGTCATCTCGTTCAtgcggcgtcggcgctggcggcaGGCATCGACACGCGGGTAAGCTGATCACCAGCACGGACAATACGCTGGCCACTTGAATCGGTGACATATGTCATGTCCTTGTTCTCGTACTGGGCACGCTTCCAAATCTCAACCTCGCAACCACCTCGGAGGACACCAACGCGCATGGTAGAAAGAAGGTTGTGGGCGGCGTTGGAGTGTAGGTAAACACCACCGTTGAATATGGCAGTGGCGTCCTTGCCGATAGCGGATGAGATGAGAGCCTTGCCACCAGGATGCTCCTTGATGAAGTCGGTCACGTCATGGATAACACCGGCGATGGCAACAAGGCCCCTGCCATCCTTAGCCTGAGAAACAAAGTCATCCCAGTCAATGACGGGAAGCTGCTCAAGGGGAACGCCCCAGTCAAGTCTTGCACGCTTCtggtcgagcttcttctgaAGCTGTTGAACACGACCCTTCTCGATTTCATTCTGACGGAACTGCTTGAGGTCCGTGGCGAGGCCAAGCTGCTTCCAGGTCCAAATGCACCACTTGGTAGGGTCGTACTGCCACCACTGAATAGCGTTGCGGTAGTCGGAGGGGAACTCGTGGTGGAAGTTGTGGTATCCCTCACCGAGCGTGACGAGGGCAGTGATGACGTGGTCACGGGGTGAGTTACGGTCATCGAAGGGCTGGTCGCCGAGCCAGTGGGCCAAGGAATTGACGCAGAAGGTGGCCTGCTGAACGACGAAGATGCGGAGGATGCCACCGTAGACATAGCCGCCGAGCCAGTCACCCCATCCAAGACCGCAGACAAGAGTGGGGAAGATGACACCCATGGCGATAACACACTTGATGAAGTGGACGTGTTGCCACATGACGACGGGATCCTCGTTGAGATCGGAGATGTCGGTTCGGCCCATACGCTTGGGGTCCTGCTTCAAGACCATCCAGCCAATGTGACTGTAGAGAAGGCCTTTGCGAACGGAGTAGGGATCCTTATCGGTATCGGTGTATCGATGGTGAGCGCGGTGGCCGTGGGACCACCATCGGATCGAGCCCtccacggcgccggcgccaacaGCGGCAAGATAGATTCTCAGAGGAAGACTGGCCTTGTAGCTACGGTGAGCCCAAAGACGATGGTAGCCTATCTATTTGTCAGCTCGACTTGTCCCCAGATGTCAAGCATAATTTTGAGACATACCGGCAGTGATACCGAGACCAGTGTTGAAGTAGTAGACAACAGCGAAGACAGCCGTCTTCCACGTGAGGGGAATCCAATAGGAGCAGATGAACCCAACAAGGGGGACAATCAGAATGAATGTGGTGTTCAGCCAGTTAACGTGCTTGTGCCAGTTGGCCAAAGTGACAGGCTGCGTCGAACTTCAAAGAAGGTCAGTCTCCGTCATACTCAACATGGGGCAGTGAAAGACGCACATGTGAGGCTTCTTGGGGTCCAAGGGTTTGGCGGCACGAACGGGGACGTAGTCAGATGTGCCATCGGGAAAGTTGTCGGCCTGCTTAGCCGTCGCGGCGGAGGACgaagtcgtcgccgacatgtTGAGAAACTGAGCCAGAGGGCTACGATCGAGAAAGCCGGGTGTTATCTTTCGGGAAACGAGGTAGTCCAAGATGCCTGTACCAGAAGACAACCGCAACGATGCTTGGTGCCTTGGGTAGGTAGCAACGTCGTCCGCGTTGATGTGTACTGTCCGAAAGGCCGGTGGGGGTGATGGACTTTtggagagaagggaaggTCTAAAGGACAGGATATCGAGGTGAAGAGGAGACGAAGGGCTGTGAATTATATAAAGGGTAACGGATAGGTTTTGAGACCCCAGCAAGGAAGGACAGGTACGGAGGCCGGGGTACCTTTGGGCGAGGTGTCCGCCACCCACCAGCTTCAAAAATCCCAGCAAACGAGCGAGTGGAAAGGGTGGGATGgtggtggggagggggggcgtggTCCTGTGAATCAGAGATCACTTAGCCCAGGACCCAGGTTAAGTCATAATCAAGCGAAAAAATGCGAAGATGGATGGGCACCGTGGGCCTTGCTTGGGCCGTGGGGTTGGACTCTGAACAACCCGAGTTCAcaatgctgctgctggctggaAGAGGAATGGGCGGGCGGGACCTTTGAGCTGGGACGGGATTTGCAGACAACGAGAATGGAGATGGGCAGACAGATGGGAAGCAAGAgacttcctcgccatcgtAACTACCTATCTAGTACCACAGTAGAAAGACCCGCACCGAGAATTTGCGGTCTTGCCTCATGCCCGACAAGTattggacgacgacgcgTGTATCCGAAAGGACGGCGGGAAGGAATCATGCTGAGCATAGTGGCATGGCCAGAAAACAGGCAAGAAGGGATGAGGGCAATGTGCATCCCTCGCCTATCACAAGGGCATGCCCGTCCCCTTGCAGTTTGTTCGTTGTTAACCAGTCGTAATAGCAAGTGACCGCCGTCTTCCTTTTGGCCTACATGGGCAAGTCAGTACTCTGTAAAGAGTGTCCGTAGGGTACACACAATTCACAACTGCCATGCAAAACCAGGTAGTTTCCTTGAACAAGGTAGCAGCTGCGCTCAACAATCACCAATCGGCAGGTGGCATTGAAAACActctctcggtctcgccaGCATCTTTGGGGAAGCGttcctccctttcctccGCCTGCTATTTCgtctctccgtctctccgCCCGTCTCTGGTCTGACATCGCTAGCGACATGCCATTAACCTCACGCCCGCGTCCAGAACACTACCATCTGCTCCGCCCGTCAAGTCTTGGAGATGTATCTTTCTTCGTTGGGACCAAAAGATGGGCAGATTCAACTATCTAAATCTCTCACAGAACCTGTTCTTCTAGGGACCAACAAAAATCGGTCGAATGTCATCAATCTTGACGCAAGCAAGAAAACATGCCATCAAAAAAGTCCGGCATTGGAGAATCAGAAGCAAATCCAGCGCCTGCCAACGCATCGGATCTCTT
Coding sequences within it:
- a CDS encoding Putative helicase, Zinc finger, RING-type, Zinc finger, RING/FYVE/PHD-type; its protein translation is MASPNGSNGRTNYAINPQSQSWNPQALLNPRAYASTPSSKQNSPKPQALATRSAPGNQSNNSNASFIFQFASPNDTPNESLTPSMASGASTPGRDGGVSPYGMGNMIERMNDVQDRASAPQPKRRKYDTPESDADNKKAMGPGGSGMLGAYVKEKQDAGQKEKLKVSTQTVDLTEGDDDVVMVVEDPATEEVCYGMLTAKLDCHKVPSPKPGTQSIFGADFMPPVKVVLKRIIGDSSKKISAYDFTRDIIGNVDAHTAGALVPLLDSNVRLRTDCKIPARRKQADEEPGNAISRSYPLEMTLYGQYRFVKAVGKHFERAKIVLRHPNRVDKGIRYENVHVDSKPVPAPGARNLAGALAQYNSHSSSTYYTNPTTRTVEEIRSDVMGVFDSMGKTDELPEMDPSPIITTELLKHQKQGLFFMTAKEKTSTAEERTKGSMWQLKIGPAGQKSYYNVITGQTERQLPAETHGGLLADMMGLGKTLSVLSLLASTLDDAKEWSSRTPVQPEVPPQKIGGKTTASSSLPLTGIAKNTKTTLLVCPLSTVTNWEEQIKQHIAPGQLSYYIYHGSNRIKDVEKLAEFDLVITTYGSVSSELGARSKRKSGKFPLEEIGWFRIVLDEAHMIREVATLQFKAIVRLQAARRWAVTGTPVQNRLEDLAALLQFIRLKPFDDRNKFNRFIVDPFKACDTEIVPKLRVLVDSVTLRRLKDKINLPPRSDHLIKLDFTAEEREVYELFEKNAQDRVKVLAGNGVQRALGGHTYIHILRSILRLRLLCAHGKDLLNEEDLEALQGMTADMAIDLDSDDEDKKPGLSARKAYEMFELMRETNTDTCSACSKKLGSNDDANIESEGQEDILGYMTPCFHIVCGSCIKGFKEQTRQLLAPGVAEGPCPICSTVIRPAYVDIRRSRVKVEHEGPAKDKTFTNGRKSFGKYSGPHTKTRALVEDLLKSKGDSDASPHEAPHKSVVFSTWTSHLDLIQMALDNVGLKYVRLDGSMTRIARTQAMDSFREDDSVHVILVSITAGGLGLNLTAGSNVYVMEPQYNPAAEAQAIDRVHRLGQKRPVRTVRYIMRNSFEEKMLELQEKKNKLASLSMDRKDKVFDKSEAARQRLQDLRSLFK
- a CDS encoding Putative cytochrome b5-like heme/steroid binding domain, fatty acid desaturase type 1, translated to MSATTSSSAATAKQADNFPDGTSDYVPVRAAKPLDPKKPHISTQPVTLANWHKHVNWLNTTFILIVPLVGFICSYWIPLTWKTAVFAVVYYFNTGLGITAGYHRLWAHRSYKASLPLRIYLAAVGAGAVEGSIRWWSHGHRAHHRYTDTDKDPYSVRKGLLYSHIGWMVLKQDPKRMGRTDISDLNEDPVVMWQHVHFIKCVIAMGVIFPTLVCGLGWGDWLGGYVYGGILRIFVVQQATFCVNSLAHWLGDQPFDDRNSPRDHVITALVTLGEGYHNFHHEFPSDYRNAIQWWQYDPTKWCIWTWKQLGLATDLKQFRQNEIEKGRVQQLQKKLDQKRARLDWGVPLEQLPVIDWDDFVSQAKDGRGLVAIAGVIHDVTDFIKEHPGGKALISSAIGKDATAIFNGGVYLHSNAAHNLLSTMRVGVLRGGCEVEIWKRAQYENKDMTYVTDSSGQRIVRAGDQLTRVSMPAASADAA